The following coding sequences lie in one Sporichthyaceae bacterium genomic window:
- a CDS encoding enolase C-terminal domain-like protein: MTVRQFPSIAGVMTSVWTVPTDFPEADGTADWDGTTLVLAQVIAGSEVGLGWTYGSPACAAVIEQTLAPVLVDHDPMATTAAWTAMVRALRNLGRPGIGGMALSAVDYALWDLKARLLEIPLHRLLGAVRGDVAVYGSGGFITYDDARLREQVRSWQDEGMTRVKIKIGENWGTAEERDLRRVEQVREWIGPDVELFVDANGAYSAAQAIRLARAMERYDVRWFEEPVSSEDTDGLRAVRERSRAEVAAGEYGHSLADLARLCTTQAVGCLQIDVTRCGGITEFLRAAAVAAAHGLDVSGHCAPNLHAPLLAALPNARHVEWFHDHRRIEAMLFEGALEPRGGTVRLREDQPGLGIHPRPEPSEDKHRNDSGNPIGRATK; this comes from the coding sequence GTGACGGTGCGTCAGTTCCCATCGATCGCCGGGGTGATGACCTCGGTCTGGACGGTCCCGACCGACTTCCCGGAGGCCGATGGCACGGCGGACTGGGACGGCACAACTCTGGTGCTGGCCCAGGTGATCGCCGGGAGCGAGGTCGGCCTGGGCTGGACCTACGGCTCACCTGCCTGCGCCGCGGTGATCGAGCAGACGCTGGCTCCGGTGCTGGTCGACCACGACCCGATGGCCACCACGGCGGCGTGGACGGCGATGGTCCGGGCGCTGCGCAACCTCGGCCGTCCGGGCATCGGCGGCATGGCGCTGTCGGCCGTGGACTACGCGTTGTGGGATCTGAAGGCCCGACTGCTGGAGATCCCATTGCACCGACTGCTCGGCGCCGTGCGCGGCGACGTCGCGGTCTACGGCAGCGGCGGGTTCATCACCTACGACGACGCCCGATTGCGCGAGCAGGTGCGGTCCTGGCAGGACGAGGGCATGACCCGGGTGAAGATCAAGATCGGGGAGAACTGGGGGACCGCCGAGGAGCGCGACCTGCGCCGCGTCGAGCAGGTGCGGGAGTGGATCGGGCCGGACGTCGAGCTTTTCGTCGACGCGAACGGGGCCTACTCGGCCGCGCAGGCGATCCGGCTGGCCAGGGCCATGGAACGGTATGACGTGCGGTGGTTCGAGGAGCCGGTCTCCAGCGAGGACACCGACGGTCTGCGCGCCGTACGGGAACGCAGTCGGGCGGAGGTGGCCGCCGGCGAGTACGGGCACAGCCTGGCGGACCTGGCGCGGTTGTGCACCACACAGGCGGTCGGGTGTTTGCAGATCGACGTGACGCGGTGCGGCGGGATCACCGAGTTCCTGCGCGCCGCGGCCGTGGCCGCTGCGCACGGACTCGACGTGTCCGGGCATTGTGCGCCGAATCTGCATGCGCCGCTGCTGGCGGCCCTTCCGAACGCTCGACACGTCGAGTGGTTCCACGACCATCGGCGGATTGAGGCAATGCTGTTTGAGGGGGCGCTGGAGCCGAGGGGTGGAACAGTGCGATTGCGCGAAGATCAACCGGGACTGGGGATTCATCCTCGGCCTGAGCCTTCTGAGGATAAGCACCGCAACGACAGCGGGAACCCCATCGGACGCGCAACGAAATAA